The genomic DNA AAAGATATCTTAGAAATTTTAAGCAAATTTGGTATAAAGCCAGAGCAAATTTATATCCAAAGTGAAAATTTAAAATTCCACAGGCAGCTAGCTTCAAAGCTCCTCATTGACAAAAAGGCCTTTGCTTGCTTTTGCACCGAAGAAGAGCTCGAGGCAAAAAAACAAAAAGCAAAAGAGCAAGGTGTGGCATATAGATACGACGGCACCTGCGAGAGATTAAGTGACGCCGAAGTTTTAAACTGCGAGAAGCCATTTGTCATCCGCATGAAAAAACCAACACGCACGATGAGTTTTACAGATGCGATCAAAGGCGAGCTAAGCTTCGAGCCAGACGCTGTTGATAGCTTTGTCATCATGAGAGCAGACAAGACTCCAACTTACAACTTCGCCTGCGCGGTTGATGATATGCTTGAGGGCGTGACCTTTGTCATACGTGGCGAGGATCACGTGAGCAATACACCAAAGCAAGACCTCATACGCGAGGGTCTTGGCTACACCGGTAAGATGAATTACGCTCATTTGCCTATACTTTTAAATATTGAAGGTAAAAAAATGAGCAAGCGCGAGAACGAATCAAGTGTAAAATGGCTCTTTGAGCAGGGATTTTTACCTGAGGCGATCGCAAACTATTTGATACTTCTTGGCAACAAAACTCCGACTGAAATTTTTACCATCGAAGAGGCGGTGAAGTGGTTTGATATAACCAAAATTTCACGCTCGCCGGCTAGATTTGACGTAAAAAAACTCGAGCAGATAAATAGAGAACACATCAAGCTTGCTTCAAAAGAGCGTATAAAAGAAATTTTTGGCGTAGATGAAAATTTGGCTGAGTTAGTTAAATTTTACACTCAAGAAAGCTCACTAGTACCTGAGATAAAAGCAAAAGTAGAAGCTATATACTCACCAAAAATGGCTCCAGATGAGTACAAAAATGAATTTGAGATCATCAAAAAAGCAGCTCGTAATTTAAAAGCGTGCGAAACATTTGATGAGTTTAAAAAAGAGCTTATGAGCGCTACAAATTTAAAAGGTAAAAACTTTTTTATGCCACTACGTGCGCTTCTTACGAACGACCTTCACGGTCCTGAGCTAAGCGAGCTCTATCCTCTTATCAAAGATGATCTCGCGAAAATTTTAATCTAGGAGCAAAAATGATACTTTCCACCCTATTTTCAGCGATCGCAAACATTTTGCACCTTATTATCACGGTCTATACTTGGGTTATCATCGCAGCAGCTCTGATTAGCTGGGTCAGACCTGATCTTGGCTCGCCAGTCGTGCAGCTACTTTATAGGCTAACTGAGCCGGTTTATAGCTTTATTAGGCGCTACATAAAAACAAATTTTAGTGGTATCGACTTTACTCCGCTTATTGTGCTTTTAGCACTTCAATTTTTAGATCAATTTTTAATAAGGCTTTTATTTGGTTTTGCTGCGTCACTTTAGTATTCTCTCTCTTGCCTGTGTTGCTCTTTTGGCTAAAATTTATACCTACGAAGAGCTAAAAAACGAGCCAAAAAGTCTAGCAAAAGACTACTACATCAACCGTCTTATTAACGAGGGTAGTTACACAAAAGAGCAGATCGCAGATCTTTCGCGTGATGTGTTTAGAAAAGCAGGCCTTGTTCAAAAATCAATCGATAAAATTTTACCTCCAAAAGCGGCTCCTAGCAAATGTCCTGGTGTAAATGCAAAAAATATCACCCAGGCAAATCTAATCTGCCAAAATTTTCTAACATCTATTGCTTTTAGCTTAAAGCTTGATAATCACACTCGTGAAATTTTAGCAGCTAATCTTGCAAAGACAAATCCAGAAAAATCAAAAATTTTACTCGCATTAAATGAAACAAATCCGGCTAAAGCTTTTGCAAATTTAAACGATACAAAGAGCTTTTTAGAGCTATTTAACGCCTCTAGCCCGCAAAATAAAAGTACACTTTTTAGTGAAAGCTTTGATGCAAATTTCATGACCAAGCTCTACTCACAAAAGGGCTTTACAAATTTATTAAACGATATTGTTTTTAATAAAAAATATGAAGGCTTTAGAAGAAATTTACTAAGTATTGATCCAGCTGTCACCGAAAAAAGTGATGCTTTTACGCTTGGAATAAATGCGATTTTACTAGGACAAGACGATATCGCCTTTAGCCTTTTTGCAAGAGCCAAGAGCACATTTGAAAGAGCTTGGCAAAGGGATAATGCGACCTTTTGGCAGTACCAGATAAGCAAAAACGAAAGCTTTTTAAAAGAGCTAGGTGCCAGCAAGGATGCAAATATCTACTCGCTTTACGCAAGAGATTTGATCGGTGGCGAACCACTTGAAGTCATCGTGCCAAGGCCTAATAAGCAAAATATCGAAAATTTTGACGTAAGCGATCCGTTTTTATGGAACAAAACTGCAGCCCTTGCAAAGGATATGAATGCCACGCAAGCAAGCGAATTTGCGAAGAAATTTTATACAAACGAAAGTATCGGTGCCTATGCATACTTCATGCAAAAGGCGCATGGCTGGGAGAAGCAATACTTCTTAATGCCAAGCTCTCCTGAGCTTGAGGGCATCAGCAACGAGAGAAAGTCAATGATCTACGCTCTGGCTAGACAAGAGAGTCTCTTTATCCCAAGCGTAGTTTCTACTTCATATGCCCTTGGAATGATGCAGTTTATGCCATTTCTTGCAAATGCGATCGGCAAAAAAGAGCTAAAAATTCCAAATTTTGACCAGGACGATCTTTTTAAAACTGATGTTGCCTTTAAATTTGCAAATCACCACCTAAACTATCTTGATAAATTTCTCTATCATCCGCTCTTTACCGCATACGCGTACAACGGCGGTATTGGCTTTACTAAAAAGCTTATCACAAGAGATGATATGTTTAAAGAGGGAAAATTTGAGCCATTTTTGTCGATCGAGCTTGTCCCAGTCGGAGAAACTAGAAACTACGGCAAAAAGGTGCTTGCCAACTACGTGATCTATATGGCGCTTACTGGTTCCAATATAAAGATTTCGCAACTTTTCGAAAATTTAACAAAACCGGCTTTGACTGATAAATTTCGAAACTAAGAGTGAGATCATCGCTTTGCTTACTTGGTGCGGTCACTTCATAATAGAGCGCCCAAGGCATCGAAAATCCAGCAAATTTTAGCATCTTATCATTTTCATCAAGCAGCCTTGCATTTGTGGCATTTGAGTCGTTATTTACCTTGATATTTTTTAGCTCACTAGCGTGCTCTTTTGGATTTATAGCCACCAAAAAGTGCTCTTTGTTCTGGTCTAAATTTGAATTGTAGATCGGATTTAAATAGGTAGCAATGATGAGCGTCCTGTCAGCACCATCAATAATCTCACTTTTGCTCGTGTAAGCTAGAAGCTCATTTTTTAATGGCTCGTGTACAATCACCTTGTGCTCAGCACAACCAAATATCATCAAAATCAGTACAAAAAAAGATATAAATTTACTCATAAGAACTCTTAAATTTTTAAAATTTCTTGCATTTTAGCATTTTAATTTTTAAATTTCACTCATAAATTTTAAAGCCAACATAAGCTATAATCGCAGGAAATTTTAATAAAAAAGGCTCTTATGAAAAGACTTGCTATCGCTTTTTCTGGCCCTTCAAATAGCGGAAAAACGACTCTTATTTTAAAAGTTGCAAAGAAATTTATAGACGATGGTTTGAAAGTCGCGATAGTAAAACACGACCCTGGCGATAAGGCAAGGTTTGATGTCGAGGGTAAGGATAGCTTTAAATTTTCTCAAACTGGGGCTGATGTTGTCGTAATGAGCCCAACTAGAACAACTTATTTTTCACAAAATCCACAAGAAATTAGTGACGTCATTAAAATGCTCGGCGAGTTTGACATGCTCTTAGTCGAGGGGCTAAAGACTCTGCCGCTACCAAGACTAAGCGTTTTTAAAGGCGAGATCGACGAAGCTTATCTTAGTTTTTCAGATGCAATCGCCACTTATAAAGAACAAATTCCATACGAAATAACAAATCTCAATTTAGATGATACAAACGCCATTTGTGCGTGGATAATCAAAAATGCAAAGGCTGTATAATGCAAGAATTAAACCAAATTTTTAACACCATAAAAGAGATCGCAAAAGAGATAAGCGAAGTGATAAAATACGCCGATCTTGGCTACACAACCCACGAAAACGCTACTGGCGACACGCAACTAAAACTTGATGTCAAAAGCGACGAGATCATCACAGCTAAATTTAAGGAGCTTGCCTGCGTAAAAGCGCTAATTAGCGAGGAAAAAGAGGACGCTCTTGAGATAAATAAAAATGCTAAATTTATAATCGCTTACGATCCACTTGATGGCTCAAGCTTAGTTGATGTAAATTTCGCCGTTGGCTCAATCTTTGGCATCTACGAAGACGAGGTAAAACCAGAAAAATTAATAGCCGCAGCTTACAGCATATATGGCCCAAGGCTTGAGCTTGTAATTGCTGAGAAAAAGGGCGCTTTGCCTAAATTTTATAGACTTGGCAAAGATGGCGAGTTTAAATTTGTAAAAGAGCTTGAGCTAAAAGAAAAAGGCAAGCTAAATGCCACGGGAGCCACGCAAAAAGGCTGGAGCCAAACGCATAGAAATTTTATAAATGAGCTATTTAACGAGGGCTACAGACTAAGATACTCAGGTGCGATGGTGAGCGATCTGCATCAAATTTTACTAAAAGGTGGCGGTCTTTTTAGCTACCCAGCAACGAGCGATCATCCAAATGGCAAACTAAGAGTAGTCTTTGAAGTATTACCATTTGCCTTCATATATGAAAACGCAAAGGGTGCAACGACAAACGGCGAAAATCAAACACTTTTTGATATAAAAATAGAAAAAATTCACCAAACAACGCCATGCTTTTTTGGCTCACGTGATGAAATTTCACTTTTACATAAATTTTACGAGCAAAAATAATGCAAGAAGCACAAACAAACGAGCCACTTGACGCATTTGAGCTAGCCCTAAAGCAAAAGGCTAAAATCATGCAAGAGTGCCAAAGCCAAAAAGGGCAAAAAAGCTGCTTTAGCTGCGAAGTATTTTTTGACTGCGAGACAAGAAAAGAGTACGTAAATAGCTGCTACAACTCGATGTCAAAGGGCAATACTGGCAGTGATGGTGGATTTGATTTTTAAAATTAAAGGAAAGATATGAAAGAAAAAGCTTATATAACGACTCCAATATACTATGTAAACGACGTGCCACACATCGGTCACGCCTACACGACTATAATCGCTGATACGCTTGCTAGATTTAACCGCCTACAAGGCAAAGAGACTTACTTTATGACAGGTACAGACGAGCACGGACAAAAGATCGAGCAAGCAGCTCGTGCTAGAGGCAAGACTCCAAAAGAGTACGCCGACGAGATCAGCGCGAAATTTAGGTCACTTTGGGATGAATTTGAGATAAGCTACGATCATTTTATAAGAACGACCGACGAAGAGCACAAACAAACCGTGCAAAATGTCTTTGAAAAGATGCAAGCAAATGGCGACATTTACAAAGGCGAATATGAGGGATTTTACTGCGTTAGCTGCGAAACTTTTTTTAATCAAAGAGACCTGCTAGAAGACAATCACTGTCCAGACTGCGGCCGAGTGACATCTTTAGTCAAAGAAGAGAGCTACTTTTTCAAGCTTTCAAAATATGAAGATGCACTTTTAAAATGGTACGAAAATGACGAGCTTTGCGTTATCCCAAAGGGAAAGAAAAACGAGGTCGTAAGCTTTGTAAAAGGTGGACTAAAAGATCTTTCAGTAACTAGAACGAGCTTTGACTGGGGCATAAAGCTACCAAAGAGCGCAAACGATGAAAAGCACGTTATGTACGTCTGGCTTGACGCGCTTATAAACTACCTAACAACACTAGGATATTCAAGAGATGACGCTAGAATGGATCTTTGGCCATACACTACTCACATCGTTGGCAAGGATATTTTACGCTTCCACGCAGTTTACTGGCCGGCATTTTTGATGAGCCTTGGCTTGCCACTACCAAAACACGTAGCAGCTCACGGCTGGTGGACGATAAATGGTGAAAAAATGAGCAAAAGCAAGGGCAATGTCATTAACCCAAGAGAGGTCGCAAGCGCTTATGGACTTGAAAATTTCAGATACTTTTTACTTAGAGAAGTGCCGTTTGGACAAGATGGCGATTATAGCCAAAAAGCTTTGATCGAGCGCATAAACTCAGAACTTGGTAACGGTCTTGGCAACCTGCTAAGCCGAATAGTTGGCATGAGCGCAAAGTATAGCGACTATAAAATTGGCTCAAAAGATGTACTCAAATTTCACAAAGCTGAGCTTGACGAGGCAAAAGGCTATCTTGATGAGGCTATTAAAAATTTAGAAAATTTAGCTACAAACCGCTACTTAGAGGATCTTTGGAAGGTCGTAACTCTTGCAAATACAGCCGTTGCGAAGTATGAGCCATGGTCACTTGTAAAAGCTGGCAAAACTGACGAGGCAAACGCGCTTGTGGCACTTTGCGCAAATTTACTTGCAAAAGTGGCGATACTACTTAGCCCTGCTATGCCAAAAACTTGTGCTAAGATAGCTGACACGCTTGGCTTTAGCATAGACACAGTATCTTATGAAAGCCTTGTTTTGAAAAATGAAATTTCAAATTTTGTGGCAAAAGCTACCGAGCCACTTTTCCCAAGAATAGAAAAAGAGCTAATGAGCGAGGCAAATGAGCCAAAGGTTGAGGTAAAAGCTGAGCCAAAAGAGGATAAAAAAGAGGACGAGATCATTAGCATTGATGATTTTGCCAAGATAGTAATAAAAGTAGGCGAAGTGCTCGAGTGCGAGAGGGTCGAGGGCAGTGAGAAGCTGCTTAAATTTAAGATAGATCTTGGTGAAGATGAGCCGCGTCAAATTTTATCTGGTATCGCCAAATACTACGAGCCTAGCTCGCTTATCGGCAAACAAGTTTGCGTTTTAGCAAATTTAAAAGAGCGAACGATGATGAAAAAATATGTCTCTCAAGGCATGATTCTAAGCGCATCAGACAGCTCGCTAACGCTTCTTGGCACGCAGGGCAAGGTCAAAAATGGCGCGATCGTTGGTTAAATGACAATAGAAAATTTAACTCGTCTAATAAATGCCGAGGCTCTGAATGCACCGACGATAACTAGTGTAAGCGAGTTTGTTTTCGAGCTAAAGCATGTAAAACGTGGCTTTGCCTATATTTGCTTAAACGCAAACGATAGCGACATAGAAACAGCGATTAAACAAGGCGCATACGCCATAATTAGCGAAGATAATGTACCAATTATCGACAAAGAGATCGCTTTTTTGAAAGTTAGCAGTTTACAAACTGCCATGATAAAGCTTATGAGATTTGAGTCAACTCACAAAGATTTGAAATTTTGTGCTGTAAATCCTTATATAAATGACTTTTTAGAAAAATCAAAACTTGGCTCCAATGCACATGTCATGTCAAAAAACATAACTGAGTTTTTTAATCAAATTTTTCATGCAAAGGTCTTTGATATATTTTTTGGCGATGACATAAGGACACTCCAACGCATATCACCTCTTTTTGAGACTATTTACACAGACACGACGATGCACGAGATAAATCCAAGCTCGATCTTTTTTACAAATACAGTTTTTAAGCAAACTTACTATCAAAACTTAAACATACCACGAGTTTTTGCCGGTATGTTTTATGGACTTTTAAAATTTCTTGATAAAAATAAAATTTCATTTAAGCCTTATGAAGGTAGGATTAATGGGCACTTTGATCCGATTTTCATAGATAAAAATTTTTCTCCAACAAGCTTTGGAAATAGCTTTAGAGCCATAATCACCGAAAGCGATGAAGATCTATTTGTAAGTCAAAGTATATTTTTAAATAAAAAATTTAGCCCTGATGAGATAAAAATTTGCTTGCCTGAAGGTTCTTTATTAAAAGTGCAAAATGCTATTTATTTTAAAAATTTAGGCGAGATTAAAAAACTCAAAAACTTTGTTTACATATTGATCTTATGCCAAAAAGAAGAGCTTTTAGAAGAACTTCACAAAACTACCGAGGAAAATTCACTATTTTAATTTAGCTCTTTTTTATTTATTAGATCAATCAGCCTAACATCCTCACTTCTTACGATTAGGCTTTTGGGCAGCTCAAATTTATTGATAACATCGCACTCTTTTTGCCTCATTTCTCCATCATCTTTTTCATGATCGTAGCCCAATACGTGCAACAAGCCATGCGTAAAAAGTAGTGCAGTCTCAGCATCTTCGCTGTGATTTAGCTCATTTGCCTTTTGTTTTACCATATCTTTATTTATGACGATTGAACCAAGTGGTGCATGAATGACAAGCTCAAGTGGAAAACTTAAAACATCTGTAGTTTTATCGATACCTCGCTTGGATCTATTTAGCTCTCTCATTTCATCTTCATCTATAAACACCAGCTCAACTTCGCCTGGCGTCAAATATGAGCAAATTTCATCTAAAATTTCTGGATAACTCTCTTCGCAAAGTATCATTTTTGGCTTGTCCTTAGTAAAATTTTGTATAATTTTAGCAAATTTAAAAGGCAAAATATGAAAAAAGCGGTTTGTATAATGAGTGGTGGCATGGATAGTGCGCTTTGTGCTGTAATGGCAAAAAAGGCTGGTTATGAGATAGTGGCACTTCATTTTGACTACGGTCAAAGGACGATGAGGCGTGAGAAGCGTGCGTTTGACGAGATATGTGAGCGACTGGGCATTGTTAAAAAACTAAGCCTTGATGTTAGTTTCATAGCACAAATTGGTGGAAATTCGTTAACAGATACCAGCATGAAAATAAGAAAAGATGGGGTAGAAAAAGACGTGCCAAACACCTATGTACCTTTTAGGAATGGCGTGTTTATCTCTGTCGCTGCCGCACTTGCTGAAAAAGAAGGAGCAGAAGCTATTTATATCGGTGTCGTAGAAGAAGATAGCTCAGGATACCCGGACTGCAAAGAGAGCTTTATAAAAAGCATAAACGAAGCTATAAATTTAGGCACATCAGATGGCTTTTCTTGCCAGATCGTCACGCCTCTTGTAAATTTAAGCAAGGCTGACATTGTATTAAAATCGCTAGAGCTTGACTCACCGATAGAGCTAACCTGGAGCTGCTATGAGAGTGAGGACGAAGCATGTGGACTTTGTGATAGCTGCAGACTAAGGCTAAATGGCTTTAAAAAGGCAAACGTCACTGATAAAATCGTATATAAAAATCAAAAATTTTCCTTATGAGCCTCTAAAAGTAGCAAATTATTAAGCAAGGGTATTTAACTGATTTAAAGATATATCAACGCTTAAACTCTTGTTACCTACCAAAAATATAAATTCTCAGTCAACCTTGCCAAAATTTAATAAAGAGGATTAAAACTTAGTTGATAATTTTAGCCAAAACGCTCCAAGCACAAGGTAAAAATTTTAAATAAGTGGTCACTACCACGGCTTTTTAGTGATCTTATTTTTTCTTATTGTCTTGTTTCTTATTTTGATCGCTTTGGATTTTTTCTAAATTTATATATCCCATTTCAACGAGTTTATTATAAATTTGAGCGATTTTTGGCCCAGCCGCACTTCCGCCATGGCCACCATGCTCGATAACTATTGTGATGACATATTGCGGATCTTCATAAGGCGCATAAGTAGTCATCCATGCATGGGATCTTTGCAAATACGCCATATCCTCTTCTTTCATACGTTTCTTTTCAGTTTGAGAAATTCCAACAACCTGGGCAGTACCTGTCTTTGCGGCAACTTTAACTAGGCTTCCAATAAAATGCCTATTTGCCGTTCCTCTTGGGTGATTTGCCACTTCATACATTGCATGCCTAATGGCTGGTAACTGTGACTTCTCAAACGGAGTAAAAGCATCATCTGTTGGTGTAAAATCAACATCCTTGTCATCAATGCTCTTTAAAAAATGTGGAGTCACATTTAGCCCAGTTGCAAGGCCTGCTGTGTATTTTGCCACTTGCATAGGCGTGACCAAGAAATTTCCCTGCCCGATAGAAGTGATAAGGGTCTCACCTTGAAACCACGCTTTGCCATACTTCCTCATCTTCCACTCTCTACTTGGCAAAGTCCCCACAAACTCATTTGGCAAATCAACCTCGGTTTTTCTACCAAAACCCATACGTTCAAGTATCGGCACAATAGCGTCGATCCCTATCTTTTGACTACCTTTATAAAAATAATCATCACAGCTCTCTCTAATTGCCGTATTCATATTAACATTTCCATGTCCGTGAGAGTTCCAGCAGCGGAATTTACGCCCTCCAAGCTCATACGAGCCACTACAAAAAAAGCTATCGTATTTACTCATGCCATTATCCAAAAACGCAAGCGCCATACCCATTTTTACGACCGAACCTGGCGGATAAAGGCCGTTTATTAGCTTATTTGTAAAAGGATGATCGACGTTTTTTACAAGCTCTTCCCATTCAGGCTGAGAAATTCCAAGCACAAATGGATTTAGATCATACTCAGGAAAGCTTCCTGCTGCGATGATAGCACCGTCTTTTAGACTCATGACTATGACGCTTCCTGCATCTTTGCCAAAGACATCAGCCACAAACTGCTGAAGCTCAAGATCGACTGCAAGCTTGATATTTTGACTTTGTGGTGCTTGATAGTTTATCTGTTCGATCTCTTCATTTAAGGCATTTACCTTTATCTTTTTAAAACCCTGAATTCCTTGTAGGATCGGATTATAAAACCGCTCCACGCCACTTCTTCCGATGTAATTTGTAAGCTTTGTCAAAGGATCATTATCCATATCTTTTTGATTTGCCCTACCAACGTAGCCGATAATGTGAGAAGCCAGATCGTTATACGGATAGTGGCGTTTTGAAGCGGGCCTTATCTCTAAATTTTCACGCAAAGAAAGTGATGCAAAAAATGGCAAAAATTTATCATAATCAATAAATTCGACCACATTTATAAAATCTTGGTTATAAGCTGAGTCGTTTTTTATGTATTCATTTTTAAGCTTTGTAACATTTAGATCGCTAAATAGTGAGCTAATGTAAGCTAGCTCATCATCTAAAATTTTTACCTTTTTATTAGCACTTAAATGAGGTCTAATGGATACTGAAAAACCAAGACGATTAACAGCCATTGGCTTATCATGTACGTCAAAAATGATACCCCTAACTGGCGGAATATAAATAGTTTTTATCGCGTTTTGTTCTGCAATTTCGTTGTAGTAAGTATTTGAGTTTATGCTTAGGTGATAAATTCGTCCCAAAAGTATAATCCAAAAAAGAGCGATCACACTAAAGACGATGCGCATCCTCATAGCACTTTATCCCTAAAAAGAACGATAGCAAGGATACATTCAAATGCTATAAAAAATAGATATTCAGTCGAAAATGCTAAATTTTGCTCATTTAAAACATAAGCAAATAGGTTATTTACAAGAAAAGTCAAGACGTATCCAGCTGCTACAAAGATGATAAGTAGGCAATTTCGCCACTTCATCGTGGTATATAGCCAGTCTAGAATAAAATTATAAAAAAGCAAAAATGCAATAATCGTTGAAAAAAGATAAAATCCATGAATTTGCTCAGCAAATATTATAAAAATTATCGCAAAGTACCAATTAAGCTTAAACTCATCGTATTGCTTTTGTTTTCTTGAATACTCCAAAATCATATAAGTAAAAAAAATGCCAATGAGTGGCGGCAAAAAGCCAAATTGCGTAGTTGCAATCTCATATGAGAATAAAAAAACAGCCCACCAAAATTCTTTAAAAATTTTAATATCTAAGCTGCTTATGGTTTGCATTTTATCTACCAAGAGCGTTATTTATGATGGCTTCTCTAGCCTTTTCGATACCGCTTTTATTAAGAATTGAGACCAAGATGCCGCTCGGATCAAATTTCATTACCGCACTCTTTTGGCTTTGATTTAGCTTATCGCTTTTTGTATATAAATTTAAAATTTTCTGGTCAGCTCTTAAAAAGCTTTTTAGGTAAGAATCCACGTTCACGTCAATGTCTAAGTCAAAATGCCTAGCGTCAATTAGATGTATAAAAAGTCTAATGTCGCTTCTAAATTTCAAAAACTCATCTAAATTTTTACGCCATTCATCATGCTTTGACTTTGCCACTTTTGCATAGCCAAAGCCTGGCAAATCAACCAAAATGAGCTTAAATTTATCTTTTTCGCCCACTTCTTTTTCCTCACAAAACTCGGCCTCAAAAAAATTTATAAGCTGAGTTTTGCCAGGAGTCGATGAGCTCTTGGCTAGATTTTTTTGATTTACAAGTGTATTTATGAGGCTGCTTTTACCAACATTTGATCTGCCTAAAAAGACAACTTCGCTTGTTACGAAGCTTGGAGCCTCTTTTATACTTGGACTTGATGTGATAAATTTAGCACCTAGTGGCCTTATCACTTATCTTTTTCCTCTACCTGAAAGATAAACTTAACAGGCTTTTTCTCATCACTATTTACACTATATGTGCCATCTTTTTGATTAACAACTATCTTTTCACCATAAACATTCTTATCAGTTTCTACCTCATGCAAATAGCCATTTCCACTAACAGTATAGATCTGTTTTGCTGGCTCGTATATAAGAGTATTGCCTTTGCCATCATAGTGCTTATCTTTTATAAAAATTTTAGCTCTTGCATTGCCAGTGGCCACATATTTTATAGGCTGGCGTTTTTTGTCAAAATAGACAACCACCTTATCTGCCTTAAGCTCATCAAATGAGCCCTTTTTGATATTTACATTACCTATAAATTCACTAGTTTGCTTATTCTCATCTGCAAAAAAATCATTTGATGTGATTTCAACTTGCTCTGCATTTAAAAATGTAAAACCCAATATCACCGCTAAAATCGCTGATTTTCTTCTACCCATGCCCTTAACCCTTTTACCTGCGTTTGTTTTTTAGCAAGATCATAGCTTCCACTCTCACCCAGTGCCTTATCATTATTTCTTATGAGCGTGAAATTTGCTTCAGATCTTACTATCTTTGTTTTTGTTCCATATATCACTTCGTCACTTATAAATCTCAAACTATCGTTGTTTTCATAGTTCGCATTCTTTTGAAAGATAATTTCGTCATTTTGTGAGATTGCTTTGTCTGAGCTTAAAAAATGTTTTAAATTTCCTCTTAAAATTTTTGCTTTAAAACTCAAAAATTCATCTTTATCATTGTATCTATTTAGCTCATCAGCCTCGTAGACTCCGCTTATTTTCGTGGAATTTATCTCATAATCTATCACATCATTTATCTGCATATTTGATATCTTTGTGTCGATCTTTAAAACATTTGCAAGGTATGGATCTTGAGCTGCCAAAAATATCATCACGACACTAAAAATAGCCACGACGAAGTAGAA from Campylobacter concisus includes the following:
- the gltX gene encoding glutamate--tRNA ligase: MYRFAPSPTGDMHIGNLRAAIFNYICSLQDKSGFILRIEDTDKERNIEGKEKDILEILSKFGIKPEQIYIQSENLKFHRQLASKLLIDKKAFACFCTEEELEAKKQKAKEQGVAYRYDGTCERLSDAEVLNCEKPFVIRMKKPTRTMSFTDAIKGELSFEPDAVDSFVIMRADKTPTYNFACAVDDMLEGVTFVIRGEDHVSNTPKQDLIREGLGYTGKMNYAHLPILLNIEGKKMSKRENESSVKWLFEQGFLPEAIANYLILLGNKTPTEIFTIEEAVKWFDITKISRSPARFDVKKLEQINREHIKLASKERIKEIFGVDENLAELVKFYTQESSLVPEIKAKVEAIYSPKMAPDEYKNEFEIIKKAARNLKACETFDEFKKELMSATNLKGKNFFMPLRALLTNDLHGPELSELYPLIKDDLAKILI
- a CDS encoding YggT family protein; translated protein: MILSTLFSAIANILHLIITVYTWVIIAAALISWVRPDLGSPVVQLLYRLTEPVYSFIRRYIKTNFSGIDFTPLIVLLALQFLDQFLIRLLFGFAASL
- a CDS encoding lytic transglycosylase domain-containing protein; the encoded protein is MVLLRHFSILSLACVALLAKIYTYEELKNEPKSLAKDYYINRLINEGSYTKEQIADLSRDVFRKAGLVQKSIDKILPPKAAPSKCPGVNAKNITQANLICQNFLTSIAFSLKLDNHTREILAANLAKTNPEKSKILLALNETNPAKAFANLNDTKSFLELFNASSPQNKSTLFSESFDANFMTKLYSQKGFTNLLNDIVFNKKYEGFRRNLLSIDPAVTEKSDAFTLGINAILLGQDDIAFSLFARAKSTFERAWQRDNATFWQYQISKNESFLKELGASKDANIYSLYARDLIGGEPLEVIVPRPNKQNIENFDVSDPFLWNKTAALAKDMNATQASEFAKKFYTNESIGAYAYFMQKAHGWEKQYFLMPSSPELEGISNERKSMIYALARQESLFIPSVVSTSYALGMMQFMPFLANAIGKKELKIPNFDQDDLFKTDVAFKFANHHLNYLDKFLYHPLFTAYAYNGGIGFTKKLITRDDMFKEGKFEPFLSIELVPVGETRNYGKKVLANYVIYMALTGSNIKISQLFENLTKPALTDKFRN
- the mobB gene encoding molybdopterin-guanine dinucleotide biosynthesis protein B; the encoded protein is MKRLAIAFSGPSNSGKTTLILKVAKKFIDDGLKVAIVKHDPGDKARFDVEGKDSFKFSQTGADVVVMSPTRTTYFSQNPQEISDVIKMLGEFDMLLVEGLKTLPLPRLSVFKGEIDEAYLSFSDAIATYKEQIPYEITNLNLDDTNAICAWIIKNAKAV
- a CDS encoding class 1 fructose-bisphosphatase, which translates into the protein MQELNQIFNTIKEIAKEISEVIKYADLGYTTHENATGDTQLKLDVKSDEIITAKFKELACVKALISEEKEDALEINKNAKFIIAYDPLDGSSLVDVNFAVGSIFGIYEDEVKPEKLIAAAYSIYGPRLELVIAEKKGALPKFYRLGKDGEFKFVKELELKEKGKLNATGATQKGWSQTHRNFINELFNEGYRLRYSGAMVSDLHQILLKGGGLFSYPATSDHPNGKLRVVFEVLPFAFIYENAKGATTNGENQTLFDIKIEKIHQTTPCFFGSRDEISLLHKFYEQK
- the metG gene encoding methionine--tRNA ligase; this translates as MKEKAYITTPIYYVNDVPHIGHAYTTIIADTLARFNRLQGKETYFMTGTDEHGQKIEQAARARGKTPKEYADEISAKFRSLWDEFEISYDHFIRTTDEEHKQTVQNVFEKMQANGDIYKGEYEGFYCVSCETFFNQRDLLEDNHCPDCGRVTSLVKEESYFFKLSKYEDALLKWYENDELCVIPKGKKNEVVSFVKGGLKDLSVTRTSFDWGIKLPKSANDEKHVMYVWLDALINYLTTLGYSRDDARMDLWPYTTHIVGKDILRFHAVYWPAFLMSLGLPLPKHVAAHGWWTINGEKMSKSKGNVINPREVASAYGLENFRYFLLREVPFGQDGDYSQKALIERINSELGNGLGNLLSRIVGMSAKYSDYKIGSKDVLKFHKAELDEAKGYLDEAIKNLENLATNRYLEDLWKVVTLANTAVAKYEPWSLVKAGKTDEANALVALCANLLAKVAILLSPAMPKTCAKIADTLGFSIDTVSYESLVLKNEISNFVAKATEPLFPRIEKELMSEANEPKVEVKAEPKEDKKEDEIISIDDFAKIVIKVGEVLECERVEGSEKLLKFKIDLGEDEPRQILSGIAKYYEPSSLIGKQVCVLANLKERTMMKKYVSQGMILSASDSSLTLLGTQGKVKNGAIVG